The Paenibacillus uliginis N3/975 genome has a window encoding:
- a CDS encoding MATE family efflux transporter, which translates to MLDKEKSKFALWVLVWPIFIEVFLQFLLGAVDTLMVSRISDDAVAVVGFSNQLFQAMTTLFMTVASGAGILIAQKLGSRKSHDARKIAIMALSVSTLIGVVLSVVLYMLPTQIASVLQLPERLLPLAGTYISIVGGGMVLIAMMSTMSTVIRNTGNTKGPMYIAIGMNIIHVFLNYGFIFGAFGLPQWGLTGVAISTVVSRLLAVLLLMFMFIRSFEYRIRLSEFRIFDKPLFKEVLNIGWPLGINMSCWVFSQLIIYTFIATIGATELAARTYMNTLESMCFLLGMSIAMGAQIQIAHLYGAGRTREAYKAAYRALGIGSIFVGVNALLIYVFGAQILGLFTKDSEIITIGVSLLGLNLILQPGKLLNMTLGNSLNALGDTRFTMYISLGSMWLIATGMSYVLGIHYGWGLVGIYFCMIADEYVRGVLSVFRWRGQKVLRKAEMAQCSDSHTDASEAAVPAGI; encoded by the coding sequence ATGTTGGATAAAGAAAAAAGTAAATTTGCATTATGGGTTCTGGTATGGCCGATTTTTATCGAGGTTTTTCTTCAATTTCTTCTTGGTGCGGTAGACACGCTGATGGTCAGCCGGATTTCGGATGATGCTGTCGCCGTGGTCGGATTCTCTAATCAGCTGTTTCAAGCGATGACCACTCTATTCATGACGGTAGCAAGCGGTGCCGGCATTTTGATTGCTCAGAAGCTTGGGTCTCGTAAAAGTCACGACGCTAGAAAAATCGCAATTATGGCTCTCAGCGTCAGCACGCTGATCGGTGTGGTGCTTAGTGTCGTGTTATATATGCTTCCTACGCAGATCGCTTCGGTACTTCAGCTTCCAGAGCGATTACTGCCGCTGGCTGGCACCTATATTTCCATCGTTGGTGGAGGTATGGTGCTAATCGCCATGATGTCTACGATGAGTACGGTCATCCGGAACACAGGCAACACGAAGGGACCAATGTATATCGCTATCGGGATGAATATTATTCACGTGTTTCTCAACTATGGCTTTATATTTGGTGCTTTCGGTCTGCCGCAGTGGGGACTAACCGGCGTGGCGATTTCAACGGTAGTAAGCCGACTGCTCGCTGTATTGCTGCTCATGTTTATGTTCATCCGCTCGTTCGAATACCGGATCCGCCTGAGCGAATTCCGTATATTCGATAAACCGTTATTTAAGGAAGTATTGAATATAGGTTGGCCCCTCGGCATTAATATGTCCTGCTGGGTATTCTCACAGTTGATTATATATACGTTCATTGCAACGATCGGGGCAACGGAGCTGGCAGCACGCACATATATGAACACATTGGAGTCCATGTGTTTCTTGCTCGGCATGTCTATCGCGATGGGCGCTCAGATCCAAATTGCGCATCTGTATGGAGCAGGGAGAACGAGGGAAGCGTACAAAGCAGCATATCGCGCCCTTGGAATCGGAAGTATTTTTGTCGGGGTGAACGCTTTACTCATCTACGTATTTGGTGCCCAAATTCTCGGATTATTTACTAAAGATTCCGAAATCATTACGATCGGTGTCTCGTTGCTTGGATTGAATCTGATTCTGCAGCCAGGCAAACTGCTGAACATGACCCTTGGGAACTCACTAAATGCTCTGGGGGATACCCGATTTACGATGTACATTTCACTCGGTTCGATGTGGTTGATCGCCACAGGTATGTCTTATGTGCTCGGCATTCATTACGGCTGGGGCTTGGTAGGAATCTACTTCTGTATGATTGCAGATGAATATGTGCGGGGGGTGCTGTCGGTCTTCCGCTGGCGTGGTCAGAAAGTGCTTCGGAAGGCTGAAATGGCACAGTGCTCCGATTCGCATACGGATGCGAGCGAAGCTGCCGTTCCTGCGGGCATATAA
- a CDS encoding helix-turn-helix transcriptional regulator — translation MTILHFTVPPLPEYIISGVYEATEGDRHPNRRNIGVFDLLVVRKGCLYVTENGRPFDIDAGSFLILRPDTHHFPTQGCTENTIHYWLHFQTSGGWISGEDGSVPKKDESLELQPFSPNYFTVKVPQFGTLPQPQKAFELLDSLASLVQHGHRIQSLWRQQLLFQELFEQLAAALDTPVSSPSSSCAEQAAAFLREHYREEFKAQTLGENINFHPVYIARCMQKEFGCSPVEYLLRYRIEQAKLLLLQTDQTVSRIAEDVGFNHAAYFTSCFAKQEGLSPRKYRQRFS, via the coding sequence ATGACTATTCTTCACTTTACCGTTCCTCCACTTCCTGAATACATTATCAGCGGGGTATATGAAGCTACCGAAGGTGATCGGCACCCCAACAGGCGAAACATCGGTGTATTTGATCTGCTTGTCGTGCGAAAAGGTTGCTTATACGTCACAGAGAATGGACGCCCGTTCGATATTGACGCTGGATCATTTCTTATTTTACGGCCGGATACCCACCATTTCCCGACACAAGGCTGTACTGAGAATACGATCCACTATTGGCTGCACTTTCAAACGTCCGGCGGATGGATCTCGGGTGAGGACGGCTCGGTTCCCAAGAAGGACGAGTCACTGGAACTACAGCCCTTTTCCCCTAACTATTTTACGGTCAAGGTCCCTCAGTTTGGCACTTTGCCGCAACCACAGAAAGCTTTTGAACTGCTGGATTCTCTTGCTTCTCTTGTCCAACACGGCCACCGCATTCAGTCACTATGGAGACAACAGCTGCTATTTCAGGAGTTATTTGAGCAGCTTGCCGCAGCTCTCGACACGCCGGTGTCCTCCCCCTCTTCATCATGCGCAGAACAGGCAGCAGCGTTTTTGCGGGAGCATTACCGGGAAGAATTTAAAGCTCAAACGCTCGGGGAAAACATTAACTTCCATCCCGTGTATATCGCACGCTGTATGCAAAAAGAGTTCGGATGCTCTCCTGTGGAGTATTTACTCCGCTACCGAATTGAACAAGCCAAGCTGCTGCTACTTCAGACCGACCAGACAGTGAGCCGGATTGCGGAAGATGTCGGCTTTAACCACGCAGCCTATTTCACCTCCTGTTTCGCCAAGCAGGAAGGACTCTCTCCACGAAAATATCGTCAGCGTTTTTCATAA